In Cololabis saira isolate AMF1-May2022 chromosome 1, fColSai1.1, whole genome shotgun sequence, the following proteins share a genomic window:
- the LOC133448293 gene encoding histone H2A-like, which yields MSGRGKTGGKARAKAKTRSSRAGLQFPVGRVHRLLRKGNYAQRVGAGAPVYLAAVLEYLTAEILELAGNAARDNKKTRIIPRHLQLAVRNDEELNKLLGGVTIAQGGVLPNIQAVLLPKKTEKAAKAK from the coding sequence ATGAGCGGCCGCGGAAAGACCGGAGGGAAAGCCAGAGCGAAGGCCAAGACCCGCTCCTCCCGTGCAGGACTGCAGTTCCCAGTGGGTCGTGTCCACAGACTGCTGCGTAAAGGCAACTACGCTCAGCGCGTCGGTGCCGGCGCCCCCGTCTACCTGGCGGCTGTGCTGGAGTATCTGACCGCTGAGATCCTGGAGCTGGCTGGAAACGCTGCCCGCGACAACAAGAAGACCCGCATCATCCCCCGTCACCTGCAGCTGGCTGTCCGCAACGACGAGGAGCTCAACAAGCTGCTGGGGGGGGTCACCATCGCTCAGGGCGGCGTGCTGCCCAACATCCAGGCGGTGCTGCTGCCCAAGAAGACCGAGAAGGCCGCCAAGGCCAAGTAA